The Thermococcus sp. genome includes a region encoding these proteins:
- the nikR gene encoding nickel-responsive transcriptional regulator NikR — protein MKIVRFGVSVPEELLERFDRIIKERGYVNRSEAIRDLMRDFIVRHEWEVGDAEVAGTITMLYNHDEADVVKELLDLQHDYLEEIISSIHVHMDEHNCLEVVIVKGKASRIKEIADRLLSLKGVKHGKLVMTGTGKELV, from the coding sequence ATGAAGATAGTCCGCTTTGGCGTCTCGGTTCCCGAGGAGTTGCTGGAACGCTTTGACAGGATAATCAAGGAGAGGGGCTACGTCAACAGGAGCGAGGCCATAAGGGACCTCATGAGGGACTTCATAGTGAGGCACGAGTGGGAGGTTGGGGACGCTGAAGTCGCTGGAACCATAACGATGCTCTACAACCATGATGAGGCCGATGTTGTGAAGGAACTCCTCGATTTACAGCACGACTACCTTGAGGAGATAATTTCGAGCATCCACGTCCACATGGACGAGCACAACTGCCTTGAGGTCGTCATCGTCAAAGGCAAGGCGAGCAGGATAAAGGAGATAGCGGACAGGCTTTTGAGCCTCAAGGGGGTTAAGCACGGAAAGCTCGTCATGACGGGAACCGGAAAGGAGCTCGTCTGA